A genomic window from Nicotiana sylvestris chromosome 11, ASM39365v2, whole genome shotgun sequence includes:
- the LOC138880974 gene encoding uncharacterized protein has product MARAYKIEDFNRLMEDMDSIDKKVKPSTNYVYVVMDVEQRWNIVCMQKRECSCKRFQVDEIPCPHAMAVLDYTHMEAPKYCSAYYTKEYFKKTYEVSVNPLPDETTWDLPTEVLDNVVLPPIVKGKPGRPTKTRRK; this is encoded by the exons ATGGCCAGAGCATACAAAATTGAAGATTTTAATCGCCTCATGGAAGATATGGACAGCATTGATAAGAAG GTAAAGCCTTCAACCAATTATGTATATGTAGTAATGGATGTTGAACAAAGGTGGAACATAGTCTGCATGCAAAAAAGAGAATGCTCGTGCAAACGATTTCAAGTAGATGAGATTCCTTGTCCACATGCTATGGCAGTATTGGACTACACACACATGGAAGCACCCAAATATTGTTCTGCCTATTACACCAAGGAATACTTTAAGAAGACATATGAAGTGTCAGTTAATCCGCTTCCTGATGAAACTACATGGGACCTTCCAACAGAGGTGTTAGATAATGTGGTCCTACCACCGATAGTGAAGGGCAAACCAGGAAGACCGACGAAGACGCGACGCAAGTGA